A genomic stretch from Chitinophaga lutea includes:
- a CDS encoding alpha/beta hydrolase family protein has product MKTAGFIFALLSFILHAQAQQYDESKVPAYTLPDPLTTLQGQAVKNIRTWETVRRPEIRRLFEDNVYGQMPKDFDSIRFTVEREDPGAMEGKALLKETRIDVYRSGRQVSIHLVLFVPKNVSRPAPVFLLINNRGKNNTDPDRKVKSPFWPAELVTESGYAIAAFHVSDLAPDDKTDYVNGLLRLYPEQLTADNGMKAIGAWAWGASRVMDYFEKESLVDASRIALAGHSRGGKTSLWAAAQDQRFALCVTNCSGNTGAALARRQFGERITRINTTFPHWFNNNYKKYNDRENDLPVDQHMLIALIAPRPVYATNATKDLWADPTGTFLALKNAEKVFALYGLRSALPATPPAVNVAVENSILGYHNREGEHDMTETDWRHFIRFADIHFKRK; this is encoded by the coding sequence ATGAAAACAGCCGGTTTCATTTTTGCACTGCTCTCCTTCATTCTGCACGCGCAGGCGCAACAATACGACGAGTCCAAAGTACCCGCCTATACCCTCCCCGACCCGCTCACGACACTCCAGGGCCAGGCAGTTAAAAATATTCGTACATGGGAAACCGTAAGACGGCCGGAAATACGCCGGTTGTTTGAAGATAATGTCTACGGGCAGATGCCGAAGGATTTCGACAGCATCCGCTTTACGGTGGAGCGGGAAGATCCGGGTGCGATGGAAGGGAAAGCCCTGCTGAAAGAAACCCGCATCGACGTGTACCGCTCCGGCCGGCAGGTGTCTATCCACCTGGTGCTGTTCGTTCCGAAAAACGTTTCCCGGCCTGCGCCGGTGTTTTTACTGATCAACAACCGCGGCAAAAACAACACAGACCCGGACAGGAAAGTCAAAAGCCCTTTCTGGCCGGCGGAGCTGGTGACAGAAAGCGGATATGCCATCGCCGCCTTCCATGTCAGCGACCTGGCGCCCGACGATAAAACGGATTATGTGAACGGGCTCCTGCGTTTATACCCGGAGCAACTGACCGCAGACAACGGCATGAAAGCCATCGGCGCCTGGGCCTGGGGCGCTTCCAGGGTGATGGACTACTTCGAAAAAGAGTCCCTTGTGGATGCCTCCCGCATAGCATTGGCAGGGCATTCGAGGGGAGGGAAAACTTCCCTTTGGGCAGCCGCGCAGGACCAGCGGTTCGCACTTTGCGTAACCAACTGCTCCGGCAATACCGGCGCGGCACTGGCGCGGCGGCAGTTCGGTGAGCGCATCACCCGCATCAACACCACTTTCCCCCACTGGTTCAATAACAATTATAAAAAGTATAACGACCGGGAAAACGATCTGCCGGTAGACCAGCATATGCTCATCGCCCTGATCGCGCCGCGGCCGGTGTACGCCACCAATGCCACGAAAGACCTCTGGGCCGACCCTACCGGCACCTTTCTTGCCCTGAAGAACGCGGAGAAGGTATTTGCCTTGTACGGCCTGCGTTCCGCGTTGCCGGCTACACCGCCGGCCGTCAATGTAGCCGTGGAAAATTCCATCCTCGGTTATCATAACCGCGAAGGCGAACACGACATGACGGAAACCGACTGGCGGCATTTTATCCGGTTTGCGGACATTCATTTTAAACGGAAGTGA